The window TCTTGTTTTGTTCTTCGCTTCTATGCTGCTTTACTCTCAAGGCGCAACAACAGTTGCACTAATGCCAGCTGCTCTAGCGATTGGCGTAGCACCACTAACAGCCGTGGCTTCTTTTGCTGCAGTAAGTGCACTGTTCGTACTTCCAACTTACCCTACGCTACTGGCAGCGGTTGAGATGGATGACACAGGCTCAACGCGTATTGGTAACTACGTTTTCAACCACCCATTCTTCATTCCTGGTGTGGTAACAATCAGTACAGCGGTTGCACTCGGCTTCGCATTTGGCGGCCTATTCATCTAGTAATCACTAATGTTCTAAACTAAAAAAGGAAGCTTCGGCTTCCTTTTTTGTTTTCTGCTCAATGTGTTATTTGATACACGTCAAATAACCGTTATAAAATTCAAAAACCAACCAAAAATAAAGTTTGAATAAAATTCCAGGATTATTCAGACCACTAATTAGGAATGCCTATTAAGTCAATCTTCCTTTGATTTACCGCCATCCCCATCGAATATTAATCCAAGCTAACTAACCAAAAAACCTTGCCGATTTCCAGCCATTTTCCAACTCATTCACTAGCCATTATTTTTGTGAACAGCACCAAACTTAAATACCGAAGTAAGGAATAAAATAACCGCAGCTAAATTAAATTCAACTTCATTTGGATTAGTAAATATATAAACGAAATTAATTTAAGGTGAGCAATTTTATATCGTTGAACACCTTATAAACATCAGTATATTTACAGTCTATAAATCATTAGTCGCTAATTCACATCACTTCTAATTAAGATGATGTAAGGAGATAGCCATGACAACTCAAACGATACCAAACGAGAAAAAAAAGGGCGGCTTCTTTGCCAACTTTAAATTCCCTTCTGCCTACACCATTCTATTTATTCTGATTGCGTTCGTCGCTCTGCTTACCTGGGTTGTTCCAGCAGGCCAGTACGACCGTGCAATGAATGAAGAGTTAGGTCGAGAAGTACCCGTAACCGGAACCTATCAAGCGGTAGAAGGTAATCCTCAAGGCGTGATTGATGTACTGCTAGCGCCGATTGACGGTTTCTACGACCACAATAGCTATGAAGCCGCAGCAATCGACGTTTCACTGTTCATTTTAATCATTGGTGGCTTCTTAGGACTAGTAACCAAAACAGGTGCCATTGATGCTGGTATCGAACGCGTTACCGCCCGCTTAGAAGGGCGAGAAGAGTTGATGATACCGATACTGATGGCATTGTTTGCCGCTGGCGGTACTGTCTACGGCATGGCGGAAGAGTCATTACCATTCTATACATTACTAGTACCAGTAATGATGGCTGCTCGCTTTGACCCTCTAGTTGCGGCTGCGACGGTATTGCTTGGCGCAGGGATTGGGGTGTTAGGCTCTACCATTAACCCATTCGCGACCGTTATTGCTGCCAACGCCTCTGGTATTCCATTTACCGACGGTATCGCGCTGCGTATTGGAATGCTGATTATTGGTTGGGGTATCTGTGTCGCCTACGTCATGCGCTACGCAAGAATGGTACAAGCCGATCCAACAACATCAATTGTTTACGATAAATACGAAGAGAACAAAGCACACTTCCTTGGCAACGCAAGTGGTGAAAAACTGGAGTTCACCGCGACTCGCAAACTGATCCTGGCCATTTTTGGTGGCTCTTTCGCTGTCATGATTTACGGTGTATCCGTTGCTGGATGGTGGATGGCAGAGATCTCCGCGATGTTCTTAGCTGCGACTATTATTGTCGGTATTGTGTCTCGTATGAGCGAGGAAGAGTTCACAACTAGCTTCATTGACGGTGCTCGAGACCTACTGGGCGTTGCGCTTATCATAGGTATTGCACGTGGTATCGTAGTCGTAATGGACCGCGGTATGATCACCGACACTATTCTTTTCTCGGCAGAACAAATGGTGACTGGCCTTTCTTCAGTTGTCTTCATTAACGTGATGTTCTTCTTAGAAATTCTACTGTCATTCTTAGTACCTTCGACCTCAGGCCTGGCAGTACTGACTATGCCAATCATGGCACCATTAGCCGATTTTGCTGGCGTAGGTCGTGACCTTGTTATCACCGCTTACCAATCTGCATCTGGCTTGGTCAACTTAATCACTCCAACCTCTGCAGTGGTAATGGGCGGCTTGGCGATTGCTCGTGTCCCTTACGTGCGCTGGGTTAAATGGGTGATGCCATTAATCGGAATCTTGATGGTGTTCTGCATCGTTGTACTAAGTATTGGTGCGCTTATCTAAAAACTACACACCACCTTCTCGTTCAAAGCCGCTTTCTTAGCGGCTTTTTTATTGCTATCGCCCCCAGAGCCAGTCCCCAAAACAACCTCACGAGCTGCACACACTCTATTTAAAGCCTCTCTATGGTCAACCTCATCAGCCAACCTTAAACAATCCAAGGACACCTTCGACAAAGAGTAAACCAACGTTTTAATATTGATGTTAAGGCTAATAAAAAACAATCCATTCCTCTCCATTATATTTAGGAAATATTTAGTCATTTATTAACGTTAATTATATTTAAAGTTATTCCCCCTGTAATAACCAAAGGAAAAATAAAAGCCATTTTTATAGAAAATCAACTTTAAACACCCCATTATAAAATGTGATCACAACAGCTTTATTCGCATTTACTTTGTTAATAAATAATTAATTTCACATCCAAAATTAAATATCTAAATAGAAACATTGCATACTTCCAAGCTAAGTACATTCTTATCAATAAATTTATTGTGCATATAATCCCTAACAATTTTGATTCTAGGAAGGTTCATCAAAAAAGCGTGCATAAAGTTCCCTAACCGCTAACTATTTAGAATGTAATCGCCATGACTAAAAGTGCATAAAGTTTGTTAAAACCCTTAATTTCAAAGGGCTGCGGGATAAAAAACGATTTGTGATAGATCTCTAAGAATACCTGACTAGCAGGCGTAATATTAATTCCAGACAAGAGATATGAATAAAATAATTCATTATTCTCCACTGAAAATAAATAATTACTCTTAGCGATAAAAGTAATTCAAATATATAAGAGAGAGACGATCATGAGTAAGTTCTATGTAGGTTCTGAAATAGGTCAATTGCGCCGCGTTCTAGTTCACCGCCCAAGACGCGCACTGACTCACCTAACACCCTCTAACTGTCACGATTTACTATTTGATGACGTACTGGCTGTTGAGCGCGCAGGTAAAGAGCATGACGCATTTACTAAAACGCTACGTGATCAGGGTGTTGAAGTTCTTCTTCTTACTGACCTACTAGCAGACACACTAGCAGTGCCAGAAGCGAAAGACTGGCTACTAAGCTGCCAGGTATCTGATTACCGTTTGGGTAAAACATTCGCAAATGATGTGCGCTGCTACTTGGGCGACTTACCAAACTTAGAGCTAGCAAAAATCCTAACGGGCGGTCTGTCTTACGCTGAGATGCCAATGAAATCATCTTCAATGATGCAAGGCATGCACGCACCAACTGACTTCATTATCGAACCTCTACCAAACCACCTATTTACTCGCGACACATCTTGCTGGGTATACGGTGGCGTATCTATCAACCCGATGGCGAAACCTGCTCGTCAACGTGAAACCAACCACGTTCGCGCTATTTACCGTTGGCACCCAACATTCGCAGGCGAAGACTTCATTAAATACTTCGGTGATGAAGAAAACATCAACTACGACAACTCAACAATCGAAGGTGGTGACGTTCTTGTTCTCGGCCGTGGCGCGGTTCTTATCGGTATGTCTGAGCGTACAACAGCACAAGGTGTTGAACACTTAGCGTCTAGCCTATTCAAACACGGTCAAGCGACACAAGTTATCGCAATGCAACTACCAAAACACCGTTCTTGCATGCACTTAGACACCGTGATGACTCACATGAACGAAGATACGTTCTCTGTTTACCCGGAAGTGGTAAGTAAAGACGTGCAGTGCTGGAACCTAACTGGTGATGAGTCAGGCGCTGTAAAAGCGAAAGAAGAAGGCTACTTCGTAACGGCTATCGAAAAAGCACTTGGCGTAGACAAGCTAAACCTAATCACAACTGGTGGCGACAACTTCCATGCAGAACGTGAACAGTGGAACGATGCAAACAACGTTCTAACGGTTAAACCCGGCGTCGTTATTGGCTACGAAGGCAACACATACACCAACGAAAAATACGACAAAGCAGGCATCACGGTTCTTCCGATTCCAGGAGACGAACTTGGTCGCGGTCGCGGTGGCGCACGCTGCATGAGCTGCCCAATTGAGCGTGATGGTATCTAATCACTAAGACGAAACGGCCAAGTTAAACGATCTTAAATAATCTCAACTTGGCCAAAATGAGAGAACACAATTATGACTAAGCAAACTGTTGTTGTTGCACTCGGCGGTAATGCCCTACTTCGTCGCGGTGAGCCGTTAGAAGCCGATGTTCAACGCCGTAATATTGAAACGGCTGTTAAAACCATCTCTGAAATCGCGAAAGTGTACAACGTGGTTCTAGTGCACGGTAATGGCCCACAAGTTGGCTTACTTGCTCTGCAAGGTTTGGAGTACAAAAAAGTAAACCCGTATCCGTTGGATGTATTGGGCAGTGAGACTCAAGGCATGATCGGCTACATGCTGATGCAAGAGTTCAAAAACTACCTGCCAGACCGCAACATCTCATGCATGTTGACGCAAATGACCGTTGATCCAAATGATCCTGCATTCGCAGATCCAACCAAGCCAATTGGCCCGATCTACGAAGAAGCAGAAGCGCGTGAGTTAGCGGAGAAATTCCACTGGATCGTAAAACCTGACGGCCAACATTTCCGTCGCGTGGTACCAAGCCCACGCCCTACCGGCATTGTTGAGCACGAAGCGATCACACAGCTTATCGATGCGGGTCACCTCGTAATTTGTACTGGCGGTGGTGGCATCCCAGTGAAAAAAGAAAATGGCAAATTAGTCGGCGTTGAAGCGGTTATCGACAAAGACATGTCAGCGGCTTTCCTAGCGAAACAATTGGATGCGGATGCGCTGCTTATTTTGACCGATGCTGACGCTGTTTATCTTGATTGGGGCAAACCGACTCAACACGCACTGCGCAGTACTACACCAAGTGAATTGGCGAAGTTTACATTTGATGCAGGCTCAATGGGGCCAAAAATTGAAGCATCGTGCGAGTTCATTCAGCAAGGCGGCAAAGTAGTGGGTATCGGCGCACTCGAAGATGGTTTGCAAATCCTGCAAGGCCAAGCGGGCACCAATATCACCAAAGGTTAATGCACTAACGAGTTTTATCATCTTGAAAAACTAAAAGCTTGAGAACCTTAAATCTTGAGCGCTTTTAAAGCTTACGAAAACAGAATCAAACGAAACAAAACCGAACAACTTTAACTAAAAATTGAATCGCGCTTTCTTGAATTTTATTTCCCTGTAACAAGGAAGCGCCTAAATCTAAGAAGGAATACATCATGGCTTTTAACCTACGCAATCGTAACTTCCTAAAACTACTAGATTTCACTCCACGCGAAATTCAACACTTGTTAGATCTTTCTATGGAGCTAAAAAAAGCGAAGTACAACGGTTACGAACAGCCAACACTGACTGGCAAAAACATTGCGCTTATCTTTGAGAAAACCTCAACTCGTACTCGCTGTGCATTCGAAGTAGCGGCATTCGACCAAGGTGCTCGCGTGTCTTACTTAGGCCCATCTGGCTCTCAAATTGGCCACAAAGAATCTATGAAAGATACAGCTCGCGTTCTAGGCCGTATGTACGATGGCATCGAATACCGCGGCTTTGGTCAAGAAATCGTTGAAGAGCTAGGCGCTTACGCTGGCGTTCCTGTATGGAATGGCCTGACTGACGAATTCCACCCAACACAAATCCTAGCTGACTTCCTAACTATGACGGAATACGGCCGTGGCAAGCAACTGCATGAAATCAAGTTTGCTTACCTAGGTGATGCTCGCAACAACATGGGTAACTCTCTAATGGTTGGCGCTGCGAAAATGGGTATGGATATTCGCCTTGTTGCTCCAAAACAATTCTGGCCACAAGAAGAGCTATTGGCTGAGTGTCGTGAGATTGCAGAGCACACTGGCGGCAAAATTACACTAACAGAAGATGTTCAAGAAGGCGTGCAAGGTTGTGACTTCCTATACACCGACGTTTGGGTATCAATGGGCGAAGCAAAAGAAGCGTGGGCTGAGCGTATCAACCTAATGATGCCTTACCAAGTCAACATGGACATGATCAAAGCAACGGGCAACCCACATGTGAAATTCATGCACTGCCTACCGGCTTTCCACGGTGAAGATACAACAGTAGGTAAACAACTTGCTGCTGAATATCCACAGCTAAAAGACGGTGTTGAAGTAACAGATGAAGTGGTTGAGTCTGAATACTCTATCGTGTTCGATGAAGCAGAAAACCGCATGCACACGATCAAAGCAGTAATGGTTGCGACATTAGGCAGCTAAGAAATTAAGCAGTTAAGAAGTAAAAAATTAAGAAGCTAAGCACTCACTTGTTCGAAATACATTGATGAGTTAAGTGCAATGACAGGGAAATGCGGGTGGCGTTCTTGGGGTTTTGACCTTGAATAAAACTCGCATTTTTTTTCATGCGGTTGAAGAGATAACTTCCTGGAAAACCCTGTAAGTCTCAGCCCCAACAAAGACTTAAATGGGAGTTTAAAATGGACGTAATCTCGCATAAAAATCCATTAAATGAATACTTTACAGAAAGTATTGCATGGCCTTTTTATCTGAGTATAATCCTCCGCAATTTGTCTTAAGAGAGCAAAAAATGAACCGCAATTTTTTCGCACATGATTGTCAGCCAATACGCCTTAGAACGGCGTTGGTGTCATTTTTATTTTGCTCTATTGATCGTTTCGAAGCCTCCTATTTTTAGGGGGCTTTTTTTTGTCCGCAATTTGACTGTATGCATAGAAAAAGGAAGACCCGTTATGGCGCATTCGTTATTTAACAAGCACATCATCTCCATTCCAGAGCTATCTCGTGATGAACTGGAGCTTATCGTCGATACTGCAGCAAGACTCAAAGCAGAGCCAAACCCTGAGCTGCTGAAAAATAAAGTCGTTGCGAGCTGCTTCTTTGAGCCTTCAACTCGAACTCGCCTTTCATTTGAAACCGCAGTTCAACGCCTTGGTGGCACAGTCATCGGCTTTGATAATGGCGGCAACACATCCCTGGCAAAAAAAGGCGAAACACTTGCTGATTCCGTTCAAGTTATTTCATCTTACGTGGATGCCTTTGTAATGCGTCATCCACAAGAAGGTGCAGCACGCTTAGCGTCTGAATTTTCTAACGGTGTGCCAATTGTGAATGGTGGCGACGGTGCAAACCAACACCCAACGCAAACCTTATTGGATCTGTTCTCGATTTACGAAACGCAAGGCACGCTCGATAACCTCAATGTGGCTTTCGTCGGCGACCTAAAATATGGCCGTACCGTACACTCATTGACGCAAGCACTATCAAAATTCAATAACGTGCGTTTCTTCTTTATCGCGCCAGAAGTGTTAGCGATGCCTGATTACATCTGTGAAGAATTGGAAGAGATGGGCATCCAATACAGCACCCACAGCAGCATTGAAGAAGTGGTGCCTGAACTGGATGTCCTGTACATGACTCGCGTACAGAAAGAGCGCTTTGATGCGTCAGAATACGCGCACATGAAGTCGGCTTACATTCTAACTGCCGATACCTTGAAAGATGCACGCCAGAACATGAAGGTGCTTCACCCATTACCACGCGTCGATGAAATCACAACCGACGTAGATAAAACGCCACACGCTTACTACTTTGAACAAGCTGAAAACGGTGTATACGCTCGCGAAGCCCTATTGGCCCTAGTTCTAAACGACACTTTATAAGCAGGAGATACAGTCATGGTTAAACAAACTCAGCTACAAGTAGAAGCGATCCGTAACGGCAGCGTGATTGACCACATCCCTGCTCATCTTGGTATCAAAATCCTAAAACTGTTTAAGCTACACAAAACAGAACAACGCATCACCATGGGATTGAATCTGCCATCATCTGCGCTTGGTCATAAAGATCTAATCAAGATTGAGAACATCTTTCTGACCAAGGAACAAGCCAACCAATTGGCTCTGTATGCGCCGCAAGCGACGGTAAATCAGATTGAAGAGTACAAGGTGGTTAATAAGCTAACATTAGCACTGCCAGACCAAATCAACAGTGTGTACTCTTGCCCTAATAGCAACTGTATCTCGCACGGTGAACCCGTTGAAAGTAGCTTTAAAGTGCAGCTAAAACAGGAAAAAGTACAACTAAAATGTCACTATTGTGAAAAAGTATTCTCTCGCGAGATCATGAGTGAAATCCGCTAGCCCTTAGCGCTCTTACCTCCGTAAAGGAAACAGCTCAAATTACATGGATATTTATTCCCAACCCGGAATAAATATCCACTTACCCAAAGAATAAAATTCCACAAAAAAAGCAAATGACCAGAATTTTGTTTGGTGATCACCTTCAAAAAGATAACTATTCTTTAGTGGTAGACTGAATGAATAGAAGATCATACATCACGCATACCCTTCCTATTTATTTCGGGATTCATCGGTAAGCCCTAATTAACAATCGTACTCTACGGCTTTGGGAGTGCGTTCTGCGCTATGGACAAGCGATACCCACACGTTGGCTTTAAGGAGTTGTTCATGAACCAAATCACTGAGCACGGTTGCTTGTATTCAGCTGAAGATAAAACACTGACTGCAGCGTGCAAACGCTTACTACAACAGCAAAGCTTCTCGACCCAGAACCAGCTGCGAGAGAAACTCGTCGACATTGGTTATACAGGTATTAGCCAGTCGACTGTGTCTCGTATTTTGTCACAACTCGGTGTTGTCAAAATCCAGAACGCCTGTGGTAAAAAGGTTTACTGCATCACCGTAGAAAGCGCACCGGTACGTGTCGATGCGTCAATCTCATCACAAATCGAATTAATTACTCACAACCAAGCAATGGTGATCGTAAAAACAAACCCTGGTTGCGCACAGTTGGTCGCAAGATTGGTTGATATCGACCCACATACAGAAATTATCGGAACTGTTGGTGGTAACGACACGGTGTTAATTATTCCGAAAGACACCACGAATATAGATGCTTGCGAACAAGTAGTAAGAGCACGCTTGGGTGTTGCCTAAATGTCTTATTGGCAAAAGCTGACAACTCATGTTGAGCGACTGACACTCTCTCGACTGCCTAAA is drawn from Vibrio sp. SNU_ST1 and contains these coding sequences:
- a CDS encoding YfcC family protein, with protein sequence MTTQTIPNEKKKGGFFANFKFPSAYTILFILIAFVALLTWVVPAGQYDRAMNEELGREVPVTGTYQAVEGNPQGVIDVLLAPIDGFYDHNSYEAAAIDVSLFILIIGGFLGLVTKTGAIDAGIERVTARLEGREELMIPILMALFAAGGTVYGMAEESLPFYTLLVPVMMAARFDPLVAAATVLLGAGIGVLGSTINPFATVIAANASGIPFTDGIALRIGMLIIGWGICVAYVMRYARMVQADPTTSIVYDKYEENKAHFLGNASGEKLEFTATRKLILAIFGGSFAVMIYGVSVAGWWMAEISAMFLAATIIVGIVSRMSEEEFTTSFIDGARDLLGVALIIGIARGIVVVMDRGMITDTILFSAEQMVTGLSSVVFINVMFFLEILLSFLVPSTSGLAVLTMPIMAPLADFAGVGRDLVITAYQSASGLVNLITPTSAVVMGGLAIARVPYVRWVKWVMPLIGILMVFCIVVLSIGALI
- the arcA gene encoding arginine deiminase gives rise to the protein MSKFYVGSEIGQLRRVLVHRPRRALTHLTPSNCHDLLFDDVLAVERAGKEHDAFTKTLRDQGVEVLLLTDLLADTLAVPEAKDWLLSCQVSDYRLGKTFANDVRCYLGDLPNLELAKILTGGLSYAEMPMKSSSMMQGMHAPTDFIIEPLPNHLFTRDTSCWVYGGVSINPMAKPARQRETNHVRAIYRWHPTFAGEDFIKYFGDEENINYDNSTIEGGDVLVLGRGAVLIGMSERTTAQGVEHLASSLFKHGQATQVIAMQLPKHRSCMHLDTVMTHMNEDTFSVYPEVVSKDVQCWNLTGDESGAVKAKEEGYFVTAIEKALGVDKLNLITTGGDNFHAEREQWNDANNVLTVKPGVVIGYEGNTYTNEKYDKAGITVLPIPGDELGRGRGGARCMSCPIERDGI
- the pyrI gene encoding aspartate carbamoyltransferase regulatory subunit, with the translated sequence MVKQTQLQVEAIRNGSVIDHIPAHLGIKILKLFKLHKTEQRITMGLNLPSSALGHKDLIKIENIFLTKEQANQLALYAPQATVNQIEEYKVVNKLTLALPDQINSVYSCPNSNCISHGEPVESSFKVQLKQEKVQLKCHYCEKVFSREIMSEIR
- the arcC gene encoding carbamate kinase — its product is MTKQTVVVALGGNALLRRGEPLEADVQRRNIETAVKTISEIAKVYNVVLVHGNGPQVGLLALQGLEYKKVNPYPLDVLGSETQGMIGYMLMQEFKNYLPDRNISCMLTQMTVDPNDPAFADPTKPIGPIYEEAEARELAEKFHWIVKPDGQHFRRVVPSPRPTGIVEHEAITQLIDAGHLVICTGGGGIPVKKENGKLVGVEAVIDKDMSAAFLAKQLDADALLILTDADAVYLDWGKPTQHALRSTTPSELAKFTFDAGSMGPKIEASCEFIQQGGKVVGIGALEDGLQILQGQAGTNITKG
- the pyrB gene encoding aspartate carbamoyltransferase, with translation MAHSLFNKHIISIPELSRDELELIVDTAARLKAEPNPELLKNKVVASCFFEPSTRTRLSFETAVQRLGGTVIGFDNGGNTSLAKKGETLADSVQVISSYVDAFVMRHPQEGAARLASEFSNGVPIVNGGDGANQHPTQTLLDLFSIYETQGTLDNLNVAFVGDLKYGRTVHSLTQALSKFNNVRFFFIAPEVLAMPDYICEELEEMGIQYSTHSSIEEVVPELDVLYMTRVQKERFDASEYAHMKSAYILTADTLKDARQNMKVLHPLPRVDEITTDVDKTPHAYYFEQAENGVYAREALLALVLNDTL
- a CDS encoding arginine repressor, with the translated sequence MNQITEHGCLYSAEDKTLTAACKRLLQQQSFSTQNQLREKLVDIGYTGISQSTVSRILSQLGVVKIQNACGKKVYCITVESAPVRVDASISSQIELITHNQAMVIVKTNPGCAQLVARLVDIDPHTEIIGTVGGNDTVLIIPKDTTNIDACEQVVRARLGVA
- the argF gene encoding ornithine carbamoyltransferase codes for the protein MAFNLRNRNFLKLLDFTPREIQHLLDLSMELKKAKYNGYEQPTLTGKNIALIFEKTSTRTRCAFEVAAFDQGARVSYLGPSGSQIGHKESMKDTARVLGRMYDGIEYRGFGQEIVEELGAYAGVPVWNGLTDEFHPTQILADFLTMTEYGRGKQLHEIKFAYLGDARNNMGNSLMVGAAKMGMDIRLVAPKQFWPQEELLAECREIAEHTGGKITLTEDVQEGVQGCDFLYTDVWVSMGEAKEAWAERINLMMPYQVNMDMIKATGNPHVKFMHCLPAFHGEDTTVGKQLAAEYPQLKDGVEVTDEVVESEYSIVFDEAENRMHTIKAVMVATLGS